In Leishmania braziliensis MHOM/BR/75/M2904 complete genome, chromosome 18, the following proteins share a genomic window:
- a CDS encoding putative serine/threonine protein phosphatase type 5, translating to MEASDRLKQEGNVYFQEKKFQHAVDSYSLAIEAHKTPTLLCNRAFAYLKLELPGAALADAQEAIEIDPGFVKAHYRKASAHLLLGKFKDAQREFAAVLKLVPSEKDAQRKYDLCEKELKRIRFENAIKSKDGEAVSKTIKLGVIAASYSGPRIENDTITAQFVEAMQEHFRVERKIDRHDVVFILLEVLKLFKSYPNFVNVTVPDGEDITVCGDTHGQFYDLLNIFKLNGNPSPTNRYLFNGDFVDRGSYSVENVLTLFAYKLLYPEHVFLSRGNHEGLSMNRVYGFEGEVRAKYSSEVFDLFSEVFNALPTGHIINHQVFVVHGGLYSRDDVTISDLQKPNRFREIPESGLLCESLWADPQPMLGRTPSKRGVDCPSFGPDVTETFLKNNNLTLVVRSHEVKEEGYEVSHNGKCITVFSAPNYCDQMGNKGAFIRFTGGSMQPQYTTFTHVAHPGKRPMQYACGAGLF from the coding sequence ATGGAAGCGTCTGACCGCCTGAAGCAGGAAGGCAACGTGTATTTCCAAGAAAAGAAGTTTCAGCACGCGGTAGACTCGTACTCGCTGGCCATCGAGGCGCACAAGACGCCGACGCTTCTGTGCAACCGCGCATTTGCCTACTTGAAACTCGAACTTCCAGGGGCGGCGCTTGCGGACGCACAGGAGGCAATCGAGATCGACCCTGGTTTTGTCAAGGCGCACTACCGCAAGGCGTCTGCCCACCTGCTGCTCGGAAAGTTCAAGGATGCGCAGAGAGAATTCGCTGCCGTTCTCAAGCTTGTGCCGAGCGAGAAGGATGCGCAACGGAAGTATGACCTCTGTGAAAAGGAGCTCAAGCGCATTCGCTTCGAGAACGCTATCAAGTCCaaggacggcgaggcggtATCTAAGACAATCAAGCTCGGTGTCATCGCCGCATCGTACAGTGGCCCGCGCATCGAGAACGACACCATCACGGCGCAGTTCGTCGAGGCGATGCAGGAGCACTTCCGCGTTGAGAGAAAGATCGATCGCCATGACGTCGTCTTTATACTGCTGGAGGTGTTGAAGCTGTTTAAGTCGTACCCTAATTTTGTGAATGTCACGGTGCCAGACGGCGAGGACATCACCGTCTGCGGTGACACGCATGGCCAGTTCTACGACCTGCTCAACATCTTCAAACTGAATGGCAATCCGTCGCCAACAAACCGCTACCTCTTTAACGGCGACTTTGTTGATCGCGGATCGTACTCGGTTGAGAATGTGCTCACCTTATTTGCGTACAAGCTGCTGTACCCAGAGCACGTCTTCCTCTCCCGCGGCAACCACGAGGGACTGTCGATGAACCGCGTGTACGGCTTTGAGGGAGAGGTGCGGGCCAAGTACTCGTCCGAGGTGTTTGATTTGTTCTCAGAGGTCTTCAACGCCCTCCCGACGGGGCACATCATCAATCATCAGGTGTTCGTTGTCCACGGTGGTCTCTACTCACGCGACGACGTCACCATCTCTGACCTGCAGAAGCCGAATCGGTTCCGCGAAATCCCCGAGAGCGGCCTCCTTTGTGAGAGTCTTTGGGCGGACCCGCAGCCGATGTTGGGTCGAACACCGAGCAAGCGAGGCGTTGACTGTCCTTCTTTCGGCCCCGATGTCACCGAGACCTTCCTGAAGAACAACAATCTGACGCTCGTCGTTCGCTCGCACGAGGTGAAAGAGGAGGGCTACGAGGTAAGCCACAACGGGAAGTGCATTACTGTATTCAGTGCGCCAAACTACTGCGATCAGATGGGCAACAAGGGCGCCTTCATTCGCTTCACGGGCGGCTCCATGCAGCCTCAGTACACCACGTTTACTCACGTGGCCCACCCTGGCAAGCGACCAATGCAGTACGCCTGCGGTGCGGGCCTATTTTGA